A region of Diospyros lotus cultivar Yz01 chromosome 3, ASM1463336v1, whole genome shotgun sequence DNA encodes the following proteins:
- the LOC127797576 gene encoding E3 ubiquitin-protein ligase WAV3-like isoform X1: protein MLRSDRTSRMGSKWRKAKNALSCLQLPGELEDDSPGQSSLSAGRLSGSVLLSPAAGSSGYSMSKTPTPSSSGLLLPKQSSKSSKSTCTICLNTMKPGNGHAIFTAECSHSFHFHCITSNVKHGNQICPICRAKWKELPFQGPSDLLHGRARMNAVTWGADDDLMTVLRRQSTARADGSRRLPSFFHAPEPDVFDDDELVDHQHEITEKESLNEHVTDSHSLGAIEVKTHPEVSAVPRSASHNNFTILIHLKAPTGQRYDSGGNDPNLPPVSQSSRAPVDLVTVLDASGSMSGTKLALLKRAMGFVIQHLGPSDRLSVIAFSSIARRLFPLRRMTDTGRLEALQAVNSLISNGGTNIAEGLKKGVRVMTDRKWKNPVGSIILLSDGQDTYNVSSIGQDRSQSNYPSLLPDSINRSDGTGLQVPVHAFGFGADHDSALMHSISERSGGTFSFIEAESVIQDAFAQCIGGLLSVVVQELQVRVECVHQALHLGSIKAGSYKTSVSPYARLGFIDVGDLYAEEERNFLVTIDIPVDESCNEMPLLKVRCFYRDPITKESVNFEEADVLKIQRPEKTGDFVVSMEVHRQRNRLRAAEAMAEARAAAERGDLAGAVSVLECCRKALSETISAQTGDQLCIALDAELKEMQERMSNRRVYESSGRAYVLSGLSSHSSQRATSRGNSAETTSFSYQTPFMADMVTRSQTMFFGSPSSRPSLRQARSFTARPQPR from the exons ATG TTGAGATCAGATCGAACGTCAAGAATGGGGAGCAAATGGAGGAAAGCGAAGAATGCTTTGTCGTGCCTTCAGCTTCCGGGCGAACTAGAAGACGACTCGCCAGGGCAGTCGAGTCTGTCCGCTGGGCGGCTCTCTGGTTCCGTATTGCTTTCTCCGGCGGCCGGAAGTAGCGGTTATTCAATGTCCAAGACGCCTACACCGTCGTCCTCTGGTCTCCTATTGCCCAAACAAAGCTCCAAATCATCCAAA AGCACATGTACAATATGTCTGAACACCATGAAACCGGGCAATGGCCATGCCATTTTCACTGCAGAATGCTCACACTCCTTCCACTTTCATTGCATTACTTCCAATGTAAAACATGGAAATCAAATTTGCCCCATTTGCAGAGCAAAATGGAAGGAATTGCCCTTCCAGGGCCCTTCTGATCTTTTGCATGGAAGGGCAAGAATGAACGCTGTCACTTGGGGGGCAGATGATGACTTGATGACTGTTTTAAGAAGGCAATCTACCGCTCGTGCGGATGGCAGTAGGCGTCTCCCATCATTTTTTCATGCTCCTGAGCCAGACGTTTTTGATGACGATGAACTTGTTGATCACCAACATGAGATTACTGAAAAGGAATCATTAAATGAGCACGTTACTGATAGCCACTCCCTTGGAGCAATAGAGGTGAAAACACACCCAGAAGTTTCTGCTGTTCCCAGATCAGCCTCTCATAACAATTTCACCATTCTTATTCACCTCAAAGCTCCAACGGGCCAAAGATACGATTCTGGGGGAAATGATCCTAACTTGCCCCCTGTATCTCAAAGTTCTCGTGCTCCAGTTGATCTTGTCACAGTGCTTGATGCCAGTGGCAGCATGTCAGGTACCAAGCTTGCTTTGCTAAAACGAGCGATGGGATTTGTGATACAACATCTTGGTCCTTCTGACAGGCTTTCAGTTATTGCCTTCTCCTCCATTGCTCGCCGTCTGTTTCCCCTTCGCCGAATGACTGATACAGGACGGCTGGAAGCATTGCAAGCTGTTAACAGCCTGATTTCAAATGGTGGAACAAACATTGCTGAGGGCTTAAAGAAGGGTGTTAGGGTGATGACTGACCGCAAGTGGAAGAATCCGGTTGGAAGTATCATACTGTTATCTGATGGACAGGATACATACAATGTCAGCAGCATTGGTCAGGACCGTAGCCAAAGCAATTACCCGTCACTTCTCCCAGACTCTATTAATCGTAGTGATGGTACTGGCCTTCAAGTTCCAGTACATGCTTTTGGGTTTGGTGCAGACCATGATTCTGCTTTAATGCATTCAATATCTGAAAGGTCTGGCGGAACATTTTCTTTCATAGAAGCTGAGAGTGTGATTCAGGATGCTTTTGCACAGTGCATTGGAGGGCTTTTGAGTGTGGTGGTGCAGGAGCTGCAGGTTAGAGTTGAGTGTGTTCACCAAGCGCTGCATCTTGGTTCAATAAAAGCAGGAAGTTACAAAACCAGTGTGAGTCCTTATGCGAGACTCGGGTTTATTGATGTTGGAGACTTGTATGCTGAAGAGGAAAGAAATTTTCTGGTAACAATTGATATTCCAGTTGATGAATCCTGCAATGAGATGCCATTATTGAAGGTTAGATGTTTTTATAGAGACCCCATTACAAAAGAATCAGTGAACTTTGAAGAAGCTGATGTGCTAAAAATTCAGAGGCCCGAAAAAACTGGAGATTTTGTGGTGTCAATGGAGGTGCACAGGCAGCGAAACAGGCTCCGAGCAGCGGAGGCAATGGCAGAAGCAAGAGCAGCTGCGGAGCGGGGAGATCTAGCTGGTGCAGTGTCTGTCCTTGAGTGTTGTCGTAAAGCATTATCAGAAACCATATCGGCACAAACTGGTGATCAATTATGCATAGCTTTGGATGCTGAATTGAAGGAAATGCAAGAAAGGATGTCAAATCGTCGTGTTTATGAGTCATCTGGAAGGGCTTATGTTCTATCTGGACTGAGCTCGCATTCATCGCAGAGAGCAACCTCACGAGGTAATTCCGCAGAGACTACTAGCTTTTCTTATCAGACTCCATTCATGGCCGACATGGTTACCCGATCACAGACCATGTTCTTTGGTAGTCCATCCTCTCGACCATCCTTGAGGCAGGCTCGATCATTTACTGCCCGACCTCAGCCCAGGTAG
- the LOC127797576 gene encoding E3 ubiquitin-protein ligase WAV3-like isoform X2 encodes MGSKWRKAKNALSCLQLPGELEDDSPGQSSLSAGRLSGSVLLSPAAGSSGYSMSKTPTPSSSGLLLPKQSSKSSKSTCTICLNTMKPGNGHAIFTAECSHSFHFHCITSNVKHGNQICPICRAKWKELPFQGPSDLLHGRARMNAVTWGADDDLMTVLRRQSTARADGSRRLPSFFHAPEPDVFDDDELVDHQHEITEKESLNEHVTDSHSLGAIEVKTHPEVSAVPRSASHNNFTILIHLKAPTGQRYDSGGNDPNLPPVSQSSRAPVDLVTVLDASGSMSGTKLALLKRAMGFVIQHLGPSDRLSVIAFSSIARRLFPLRRMTDTGRLEALQAVNSLISNGGTNIAEGLKKGVRVMTDRKWKNPVGSIILLSDGQDTYNVSSIGQDRSQSNYPSLLPDSINRSDGTGLQVPVHAFGFGADHDSALMHSISERSGGTFSFIEAESVIQDAFAQCIGGLLSVVVQELQVRVECVHQALHLGSIKAGSYKTSVSPYARLGFIDVGDLYAEEERNFLVTIDIPVDESCNEMPLLKVRCFYRDPITKESVNFEEADVLKIQRPEKTGDFVVSMEVHRQRNRLRAAEAMAEARAAAERGDLAGAVSVLECCRKALSETISAQTGDQLCIALDAELKEMQERMSNRRVYESSGRAYVLSGLSSHSSQRATSRGNSAETTSFSYQTPFMADMVTRSQTMFFGSPSSRPSLRQARSFTARPQPR; translated from the exons ATGGGGAGCAAATGGAGGAAAGCGAAGAATGCTTTGTCGTGCCTTCAGCTTCCGGGCGAACTAGAAGACGACTCGCCAGGGCAGTCGAGTCTGTCCGCTGGGCGGCTCTCTGGTTCCGTATTGCTTTCTCCGGCGGCCGGAAGTAGCGGTTATTCAATGTCCAAGACGCCTACACCGTCGTCCTCTGGTCTCCTATTGCCCAAACAAAGCTCCAAATCATCCAAA AGCACATGTACAATATGTCTGAACACCATGAAACCGGGCAATGGCCATGCCATTTTCACTGCAGAATGCTCACACTCCTTCCACTTTCATTGCATTACTTCCAATGTAAAACATGGAAATCAAATTTGCCCCATTTGCAGAGCAAAATGGAAGGAATTGCCCTTCCAGGGCCCTTCTGATCTTTTGCATGGAAGGGCAAGAATGAACGCTGTCACTTGGGGGGCAGATGATGACTTGATGACTGTTTTAAGAAGGCAATCTACCGCTCGTGCGGATGGCAGTAGGCGTCTCCCATCATTTTTTCATGCTCCTGAGCCAGACGTTTTTGATGACGATGAACTTGTTGATCACCAACATGAGATTACTGAAAAGGAATCATTAAATGAGCACGTTACTGATAGCCACTCCCTTGGAGCAATAGAGGTGAAAACACACCCAGAAGTTTCTGCTGTTCCCAGATCAGCCTCTCATAACAATTTCACCATTCTTATTCACCTCAAAGCTCCAACGGGCCAAAGATACGATTCTGGGGGAAATGATCCTAACTTGCCCCCTGTATCTCAAAGTTCTCGTGCTCCAGTTGATCTTGTCACAGTGCTTGATGCCAGTGGCAGCATGTCAGGTACCAAGCTTGCTTTGCTAAAACGAGCGATGGGATTTGTGATACAACATCTTGGTCCTTCTGACAGGCTTTCAGTTATTGCCTTCTCCTCCATTGCTCGCCGTCTGTTTCCCCTTCGCCGAATGACTGATACAGGACGGCTGGAAGCATTGCAAGCTGTTAACAGCCTGATTTCAAATGGTGGAACAAACATTGCTGAGGGCTTAAAGAAGGGTGTTAGGGTGATGACTGACCGCAAGTGGAAGAATCCGGTTGGAAGTATCATACTGTTATCTGATGGACAGGATACATACAATGTCAGCAGCATTGGTCAGGACCGTAGCCAAAGCAATTACCCGTCACTTCTCCCAGACTCTATTAATCGTAGTGATGGTACTGGCCTTCAAGTTCCAGTACATGCTTTTGGGTTTGGTGCAGACCATGATTCTGCTTTAATGCATTCAATATCTGAAAGGTCTGGCGGAACATTTTCTTTCATAGAAGCTGAGAGTGTGATTCAGGATGCTTTTGCACAGTGCATTGGAGGGCTTTTGAGTGTGGTGGTGCAGGAGCTGCAGGTTAGAGTTGAGTGTGTTCACCAAGCGCTGCATCTTGGTTCAATAAAAGCAGGAAGTTACAAAACCAGTGTGAGTCCTTATGCGAGACTCGGGTTTATTGATGTTGGAGACTTGTATGCTGAAGAGGAAAGAAATTTTCTGGTAACAATTGATATTCCAGTTGATGAATCCTGCAATGAGATGCCATTATTGAAGGTTAGATGTTTTTATAGAGACCCCATTACAAAAGAATCAGTGAACTTTGAAGAAGCTGATGTGCTAAAAATTCAGAGGCCCGAAAAAACTGGAGATTTTGTGGTGTCAATGGAGGTGCACAGGCAGCGAAACAGGCTCCGAGCAGCGGAGGCAATGGCAGAAGCAAGAGCAGCTGCGGAGCGGGGAGATCTAGCTGGTGCAGTGTCTGTCCTTGAGTGTTGTCGTAAAGCATTATCAGAAACCATATCGGCACAAACTGGTGATCAATTATGCATAGCTTTGGATGCTGAATTGAAGGAAATGCAAGAAAGGATGTCAAATCGTCGTGTTTATGAGTCATCTGGAAGGGCTTATGTTCTATCTGGACTGAGCTCGCATTCATCGCAGAGAGCAACCTCACGAGGTAATTCCGCAGAGACTACTAGCTTTTCTTATCAGACTCCATTCATGGCCGACATGGTTACCCGATCACAGACCATGTTCTTTGGTAGTCCATCCTCTCGACCATCCTTGAGGCAGGCTCGATCATTTACTGCCCGACCTCAGCCCAGGTAG
- the LOC127797576 gene encoding E3 ubiquitin-protein ligase WAV3-like isoform X5, whose amino-acid sequence MKPGNGHAIFTAECSHSFHFHCITSNVKHGNQICPICRAKWKELPFQGPSDLLHGRARMNAVTWGADDDLMTVLRRQSTARADGSRRLPSFFHAPEPDVFDDDELVDHQHEITEKESLNEHVTDSHSLGAIEVKTHPEVSAVPRSASHNNFTILIHLKAPTGQRYDSGGNDPNLPPVSQSSRAPVDLVTVLDASGSMSGTKLALLKRAMGFVIQHLGPSDRLSVIAFSSIARRLFPLRRMTDTGRLEALQAVNSLISNGGTNIAEGLKKGVRVMTDRKWKNPVGSIILLSDGQDTYNVSSIGQDRSQSNYPSLLPDSINRSDGTGLQVPVHAFGFGADHDSALMHSISERSGGTFSFIEAESVIQDAFAQCIGGLLSVVVQELQVRVECVHQALHLGSIKAGSYKTSVSPYARLGFIDVGDLYAEEERNFLVTIDIPVDESCNEMPLLKVRCFYRDPITKESVNFEEADVLKIQRPEKTGDFVVSMEVHRQRNRLRAAEAMAEARAAAERGDLAGAVSVLECCRKALSETISAQTGDQLCIALDAELKEMQERMSNRRVYESSGRAYVLSGLSSHSSQRATSRGNSAETTSFSYQTPFMADMVTRSQTMFFGSPSSRPSLRQARSFTARPQPR is encoded by the coding sequence ATGAAACCGGGCAATGGCCATGCCATTTTCACTGCAGAATGCTCACACTCCTTCCACTTTCATTGCATTACTTCCAATGTAAAACATGGAAATCAAATTTGCCCCATTTGCAGAGCAAAATGGAAGGAATTGCCCTTCCAGGGCCCTTCTGATCTTTTGCATGGAAGGGCAAGAATGAACGCTGTCACTTGGGGGGCAGATGATGACTTGATGACTGTTTTAAGAAGGCAATCTACCGCTCGTGCGGATGGCAGTAGGCGTCTCCCATCATTTTTTCATGCTCCTGAGCCAGACGTTTTTGATGACGATGAACTTGTTGATCACCAACATGAGATTACTGAAAAGGAATCATTAAATGAGCACGTTACTGATAGCCACTCCCTTGGAGCAATAGAGGTGAAAACACACCCAGAAGTTTCTGCTGTTCCCAGATCAGCCTCTCATAACAATTTCACCATTCTTATTCACCTCAAAGCTCCAACGGGCCAAAGATACGATTCTGGGGGAAATGATCCTAACTTGCCCCCTGTATCTCAAAGTTCTCGTGCTCCAGTTGATCTTGTCACAGTGCTTGATGCCAGTGGCAGCATGTCAGGTACCAAGCTTGCTTTGCTAAAACGAGCGATGGGATTTGTGATACAACATCTTGGTCCTTCTGACAGGCTTTCAGTTATTGCCTTCTCCTCCATTGCTCGCCGTCTGTTTCCCCTTCGCCGAATGACTGATACAGGACGGCTGGAAGCATTGCAAGCTGTTAACAGCCTGATTTCAAATGGTGGAACAAACATTGCTGAGGGCTTAAAGAAGGGTGTTAGGGTGATGACTGACCGCAAGTGGAAGAATCCGGTTGGAAGTATCATACTGTTATCTGATGGACAGGATACATACAATGTCAGCAGCATTGGTCAGGACCGTAGCCAAAGCAATTACCCGTCACTTCTCCCAGACTCTATTAATCGTAGTGATGGTACTGGCCTTCAAGTTCCAGTACATGCTTTTGGGTTTGGTGCAGACCATGATTCTGCTTTAATGCATTCAATATCTGAAAGGTCTGGCGGAACATTTTCTTTCATAGAAGCTGAGAGTGTGATTCAGGATGCTTTTGCACAGTGCATTGGAGGGCTTTTGAGTGTGGTGGTGCAGGAGCTGCAGGTTAGAGTTGAGTGTGTTCACCAAGCGCTGCATCTTGGTTCAATAAAAGCAGGAAGTTACAAAACCAGTGTGAGTCCTTATGCGAGACTCGGGTTTATTGATGTTGGAGACTTGTATGCTGAAGAGGAAAGAAATTTTCTGGTAACAATTGATATTCCAGTTGATGAATCCTGCAATGAGATGCCATTATTGAAGGTTAGATGTTTTTATAGAGACCCCATTACAAAAGAATCAGTGAACTTTGAAGAAGCTGATGTGCTAAAAATTCAGAGGCCCGAAAAAACTGGAGATTTTGTGGTGTCAATGGAGGTGCACAGGCAGCGAAACAGGCTCCGAGCAGCGGAGGCAATGGCAGAAGCAAGAGCAGCTGCGGAGCGGGGAGATCTAGCTGGTGCAGTGTCTGTCCTTGAGTGTTGTCGTAAAGCATTATCAGAAACCATATCGGCACAAACTGGTGATCAATTATGCATAGCTTTGGATGCTGAATTGAAGGAAATGCAAGAAAGGATGTCAAATCGTCGTGTTTATGAGTCATCTGGAAGGGCTTATGTTCTATCTGGACTGAGCTCGCATTCATCGCAGAGAGCAACCTCACGAGGTAATTCCGCAGAGACTACTAGCTTTTCTTATCAGACTCCATTCATGGCCGACATGGTTACCCGATCACAGACCATGTTCTTTGGTAGTCCATCCTCTCGACCATCCTTGAGGCAGGCTCGATCATTTACTGCCCGACCTCAGCCCAGGTAG
- the LOC127797576 gene encoding E3 ubiquitin-protein ligase WAV3-like isoform X3 has product MYPQNFLPLLERRVLYLSTCTICLNTMKPGNGHAIFTAECSHSFHFHCITSNVKHGNQICPICRAKWKELPFQGPSDLLHGRARMNAVTWGADDDLMTVLRRQSTARADGSRRLPSFFHAPEPDVFDDDELVDHQHEITEKESLNEHVTDSHSLGAIEVKTHPEVSAVPRSASHNNFTILIHLKAPTGQRYDSGGNDPNLPPVSQSSRAPVDLVTVLDASGSMSGTKLALLKRAMGFVIQHLGPSDRLSVIAFSSIARRLFPLRRMTDTGRLEALQAVNSLISNGGTNIAEGLKKGVRVMTDRKWKNPVGSIILLSDGQDTYNVSSIGQDRSQSNYPSLLPDSINRSDGTGLQVPVHAFGFGADHDSALMHSISERSGGTFSFIEAESVIQDAFAQCIGGLLSVVVQELQVRVECVHQALHLGSIKAGSYKTSVSPYARLGFIDVGDLYAEEERNFLVTIDIPVDESCNEMPLLKVRCFYRDPITKESVNFEEADVLKIQRPEKTGDFVVSMEVHRQRNRLRAAEAMAEARAAAERGDLAGAVSVLECCRKALSETISAQTGDQLCIALDAELKEMQERMSNRRVYESSGRAYVLSGLSSHSSQRATSRGNSAETTSFSYQTPFMADMVTRSQTMFFGSPSSRPSLRQARSFTARPQPR; this is encoded by the exons ATGtatcctcaaaattttcttccccTCCTTGAAAGGCGAGTGCTTTATCTG AGCACATGTACAATATGTCTGAACACCATGAAACCGGGCAATGGCCATGCCATTTTCACTGCAGAATGCTCACACTCCTTCCACTTTCATTGCATTACTTCCAATGTAAAACATGGAAATCAAATTTGCCCCATTTGCAGAGCAAAATGGAAGGAATTGCCCTTCCAGGGCCCTTCTGATCTTTTGCATGGAAGGGCAAGAATGAACGCTGTCACTTGGGGGGCAGATGATGACTTGATGACTGTTTTAAGAAGGCAATCTACCGCTCGTGCGGATGGCAGTAGGCGTCTCCCATCATTTTTTCATGCTCCTGAGCCAGACGTTTTTGATGACGATGAACTTGTTGATCACCAACATGAGATTACTGAAAAGGAATCATTAAATGAGCACGTTACTGATAGCCACTCCCTTGGAGCAATAGAGGTGAAAACACACCCAGAAGTTTCTGCTGTTCCCAGATCAGCCTCTCATAACAATTTCACCATTCTTATTCACCTCAAAGCTCCAACGGGCCAAAGATACGATTCTGGGGGAAATGATCCTAACTTGCCCCCTGTATCTCAAAGTTCTCGTGCTCCAGTTGATCTTGTCACAGTGCTTGATGCCAGTGGCAGCATGTCAGGTACCAAGCTTGCTTTGCTAAAACGAGCGATGGGATTTGTGATACAACATCTTGGTCCTTCTGACAGGCTTTCAGTTATTGCCTTCTCCTCCATTGCTCGCCGTCTGTTTCCCCTTCGCCGAATGACTGATACAGGACGGCTGGAAGCATTGCAAGCTGTTAACAGCCTGATTTCAAATGGTGGAACAAACATTGCTGAGGGCTTAAAGAAGGGTGTTAGGGTGATGACTGACCGCAAGTGGAAGAATCCGGTTGGAAGTATCATACTGTTATCTGATGGACAGGATACATACAATGTCAGCAGCATTGGTCAGGACCGTAGCCAAAGCAATTACCCGTCACTTCTCCCAGACTCTATTAATCGTAGTGATGGTACTGGCCTTCAAGTTCCAGTACATGCTTTTGGGTTTGGTGCAGACCATGATTCTGCTTTAATGCATTCAATATCTGAAAGGTCTGGCGGAACATTTTCTTTCATAGAAGCTGAGAGTGTGATTCAGGATGCTTTTGCACAGTGCATTGGAGGGCTTTTGAGTGTGGTGGTGCAGGAGCTGCAGGTTAGAGTTGAGTGTGTTCACCAAGCGCTGCATCTTGGTTCAATAAAAGCAGGAAGTTACAAAACCAGTGTGAGTCCTTATGCGAGACTCGGGTTTATTGATGTTGGAGACTTGTATGCTGAAGAGGAAAGAAATTTTCTGGTAACAATTGATATTCCAGTTGATGAATCCTGCAATGAGATGCCATTATTGAAGGTTAGATGTTTTTATAGAGACCCCATTACAAAAGAATCAGTGAACTTTGAAGAAGCTGATGTGCTAAAAATTCAGAGGCCCGAAAAAACTGGAGATTTTGTGGTGTCAATGGAGGTGCACAGGCAGCGAAACAGGCTCCGAGCAGCGGAGGCAATGGCAGAAGCAAGAGCAGCTGCGGAGCGGGGAGATCTAGCTGGTGCAGTGTCTGTCCTTGAGTGTTGTCGTAAAGCATTATCAGAAACCATATCGGCACAAACTGGTGATCAATTATGCATAGCTTTGGATGCTGAATTGAAGGAAATGCAAGAAAGGATGTCAAATCGTCGTGTTTATGAGTCATCTGGAAGGGCTTATGTTCTATCTGGACTGAGCTCGCATTCATCGCAGAGAGCAACCTCACGAGGTAATTCCGCAGAGACTACTAGCTTTTCTTATCAGACTCCATTCATGGCCGACATGGTTACCCGATCACAGACCATGTTCTTTGGTAGTCCATCCTCTCGACCATCCTTGAGGCAGGCTCGATCATTTACTGCCCGACCTCAGCCCAGGTAG
- the LOC127797576 gene encoding E3 ubiquitin-protein ligase WAV3-like isoform X4 translates to MILMAIQSKAISTCTICLNTMKPGNGHAIFTAECSHSFHFHCITSNVKHGNQICPICRAKWKELPFQGPSDLLHGRARMNAVTWGADDDLMTVLRRQSTARADGSRRLPSFFHAPEPDVFDDDELVDHQHEITEKESLNEHVTDSHSLGAIEVKTHPEVSAVPRSASHNNFTILIHLKAPTGQRYDSGGNDPNLPPVSQSSRAPVDLVTVLDASGSMSGTKLALLKRAMGFVIQHLGPSDRLSVIAFSSIARRLFPLRRMTDTGRLEALQAVNSLISNGGTNIAEGLKKGVRVMTDRKWKNPVGSIILLSDGQDTYNVSSIGQDRSQSNYPSLLPDSINRSDGTGLQVPVHAFGFGADHDSALMHSISERSGGTFSFIEAESVIQDAFAQCIGGLLSVVVQELQVRVECVHQALHLGSIKAGSYKTSVSPYARLGFIDVGDLYAEEERNFLVTIDIPVDESCNEMPLLKVRCFYRDPITKESVNFEEADVLKIQRPEKTGDFVVSMEVHRQRNRLRAAEAMAEARAAAERGDLAGAVSVLECCRKALSETISAQTGDQLCIALDAELKEMQERMSNRRVYESSGRAYVLSGLSSHSSQRATSRGNSAETTSFSYQTPFMADMVTRSQTMFFGSPSSRPSLRQARSFTARPQPR, encoded by the exons ATGATTTTGATGGCTATTCAATCAAAGGCGATC AGCACATGTACAATATGTCTGAACACCATGAAACCGGGCAATGGCCATGCCATTTTCACTGCAGAATGCTCACACTCCTTCCACTTTCATTGCATTACTTCCAATGTAAAACATGGAAATCAAATTTGCCCCATTTGCAGAGCAAAATGGAAGGAATTGCCCTTCCAGGGCCCTTCTGATCTTTTGCATGGAAGGGCAAGAATGAACGCTGTCACTTGGGGGGCAGATGATGACTTGATGACTGTTTTAAGAAGGCAATCTACCGCTCGTGCGGATGGCAGTAGGCGTCTCCCATCATTTTTTCATGCTCCTGAGCCAGACGTTTTTGATGACGATGAACTTGTTGATCACCAACATGAGATTACTGAAAAGGAATCATTAAATGAGCACGTTACTGATAGCCACTCCCTTGGAGCAATAGAGGTGAAAACACACCCAGAAGTTTCTGCTGTTCCCAGATCAGCCTCTCATAACAATTTCACCATTCTTATTCACCTCAAAGCTCCAACGGGCCAAAGATACGATTCTGGGGGAAATGATCCTAACTTGCCCCCTGTATCTCAAAGTTCTCGTGCTCCAGTTGATCTTGTCACAGTGCTTGATGCCAGTGGCAGCATGTCAGGTACCAAGCTTGCTTTGCTAAAACGAGCGATGGGATTTGTGATACAACATCTTGGTCCTTCTGACAGGCTTTCAGTTATTGCCTTCTCCTCCATTGCTCGCCGTCTGTTTCCCCTTCGCCGAATGACTGATACAGGACGGCTGGAAGCATTGCAAGCTGTTAACAGCCTGATTTCAAATGGTGGAACAAACATTGCTGAGGGCTTAAAGAAGGGTGTTAGGGTGATGACTGACCGCAAGTGGAAGAATCCGGTTGGAAGTATCATACTGTTATCTGATGGACAGGATACATACAATGTCAGCAGCATTGGTCAGGACCGTAGCCAAAGCAATTACCCGTCACTTCTCCCAGACTCTATTAATCGTAGTGATGGTACTGGCCTTCAAGTTCCAGTACATGCTTTTGGGTTTGGTGCAGACCATGATTCTGCTTTAATGCATTCAATATCTGAAAGGTCTGGCGGAACATTTTCTTTCATAGAAGCTGAGAGTGTGATTCAGGATGCTTTTGCACAGTGCATTGGAGGGCTTTTGAGTGTGGTGGTGCAGGAGCTGCAGGTTAGAGTTGAGTGTGTTCACCAAGCGCTGCATCTTGGTTCAATAAAAGCAGGAAGTTACAAAACCAGTGTGAGTCCTTATGCGAGACTCGGGTTTATTGATGTTGGAGACTTGTATGCTGAAGAGGAAAGAAATTTTCTGGTAACAATTGATATTCCAGTTGATGAATCCTGCAATGAGATGCCATTATTGAAGGTTAGATGTTTTTATAGAGACCCCATTACAAAAGAATCAGTGAACTTTGAAGAAGCTGATGTGCTAAAAATTCAGAGGCCCGAAAAAACTGGAGATTTTGTGGTGTCAATGGAGGTGCACAGGCAGCGAAACAGGCTCCGAGCAGCGGAGGCAATGGCAGAAGCAAGAGCAGCTGCGGAGCGGGGAGATCTAGCTGGTGCAGTGTCTGTCCTTGAGTGTTGTCGTAAAGCATTATCAGAAACCATATCGGCACAAACTGGTGATCAATTATGCATAGCTTTGGATGCTGAATTGAAGGAAATGCAAGAAAGGATGTCAAATCGTCGTGTTTATGAGTCATCTGGAAGGGCTTATGTTCTATCTGGACTGAGCTCGCATTCATCGCAGAGAGCAACCTCACGAGGTAATTCCGCAGAGACTACTAGCTTTTCTTATCAGACTCCATTCATGGCCGACATGGTTACCCGATCACAGACCATGTTCTTTGGTAGTCCATCCTCTCGACCATCCTTGAGGCAGGCTCGATCATTTACTGCCCGACCTCAGCCCAGGTAG